AGGCGGTGGACGCGAGCTGGGACTCGCGGGCCTTCATCCAGTTGCGGTTGCCCTTGACCGTGTTGATCTCGCCGTTGTGGGCGACGAAGCGGTACGGGTGGGCGAGCGGCCACGACGGGAAGGTGTTGGTGGAGAACCGCGAGTGGACCAGGGCGAGCGCCGAGGCGAAGCGGCGGTCGGAGAGGTCGGGGAAGAAGGGCTCCAGCTGGCCGGTGGTCAGCATGCCCTTGTAGACGATGGTGCGGGCGGAGAGCGACGGGAAGTACACGCCGGCCTCGCGCTCGGCGCGCTTGCGCAGCACGAACGCCTTGCGGTCCAGCTCGATGCCCGTGGTGCCGTTGCCGACGAAGAGCTGGCGGAAGGCGGGCATGGTGGCGCGGGCGCCGTTGCCGAGCAGGTCGGGGGTGACCGGGACCTCGCGCCAGCCGAGGACCGTGAGGTTCTCCTCGGCGGCGATGGCCTCGATCTGCTCCGCGGCGACGGCCTGTGCGGTGCCGTCGGCGGGGAGGAAGGCGATGCCGACGGCGTAGGCGCCGGCTTCGGGGAGCTCGAATCCGGCGACGTCGCGCAGGAAGGCGTCCGGTACCTGGGAGAGGATTCCCGCGCCGTCACCGGAGTCCGGCTCGGAGCCGGTGGCGCCGCGGTGTTCGAGGTTCCGCAGGACGGTCAGGGCCTGCTCGACGAGGGTGTGGGTGGCCTCGCCGGTGAGGTTCGCCACGAATCCGACGCCGCAGGCGTCCTTCTCGTTGCGCGGGTCGTACATGCCCTGCTGGGCGGGGCGACCGTCCATGGGCGACCAGGCGGTGTTCAGGCCGGTCGCGGAGTGCGTGGATGCGGAACGCATCGGCTCTCCCGTCGTCGTCGTGGCATATGTGCATAGCCGAGGGACGACGTTGGCCCTCTGCGAAATTTCGTGCAGATTACATGATGACGACTATCCCGAGAAGCGGATATGCCATTCCAGCATGCGGACACTGCGCGAGGCAGAAAGAGGGGACTTTCACGGCGCTCTACGGGCGGGCTGCGGGGTGTCGCGGGGGTGTCGCGAGGTGACCCGGCTGTCGCGGCGTAGCGCGTGGGGCGAAGGTCCCGGTACAGGGCGGGCATCATTGCCCACCCGGAGTCCTGGAGTGATGCCCGGCGGACACACGATCGAAACCACCGGGTAACGGACTACTTATGTTGCGTTCTGCATAGTGTCTCACTCCCAGGCCGGTCAGCCTACGGCTCCGCCGATCCAGCTGCCCAGGATGTACGTCACACCGGCGGCCGCACCGCCGAGCAGCAGCTGGCGCAGGCCGCTGTACCACCAGGTCCGGGCGGTGACCCGGGCGACGACCGCGCCGCAGGCGAAGAGCCCGGCCAGTGCGAGCAGCACCGCGGGCCACAGGGCCGTGGCGCCGAGGAGGTACGGCAGTACGGGGAGCAGGGCGCCCAGCGCGAAGGAGCCGAAGGACGAGGCTGCGGCGACGAGCGGCGACGGCAGGTCGTCCGGGTCGATGCCGAGCTCCTCGCGGGCGTGGATCTCCAGGGCCTGCTCGGGGTCGCGGGAGAGCTGCATGGCGACCTCGCGGGCGAGCGCCGGCTCGACGCCTCGGGAGACGTAGAGCTCGGCCAGCTCCTCCATCTCGTCGACGGGGTGCTTGCGCAGCTGCTGGCGCTCGATGTCGAGCTCGGCGAGGACCAGCTCGCGCTGGGAGGCCACGGAGGTGTACTCGCCGGCGGCCATCGAGAAGGCTCCGGCGGCGAGTCCGGCGAGTCCGGTGATCACGACGGTCTGCGGGGCGACGGCTCCGCCGGCCACGCCGGTCATGAGGGCGAGGTTGGAGACGAGGCCGTCCATCGCGCCGAAGACGGCCGGCCGCAGCCATCCACCGTTGACGTCGCGGTGGGTGTGGTTGTCGCGGTGCGCGGTGTGCAGCGGTGCTTCGATGTCGATGATGGACATGCGCGGTATCTCCCCTTGTCTCCCCATTGGTGCGGGCGGACGCTGCGACACGTTCCGCTCCCCCTGGACTCCTCGAAACTACGCACGATTTTTGTCGCCCGCCAGCAAGGAAGGCCGTACTTACCTGCGGTTTTACGGGTCGGCGACCGGGTGACGCGGGCGTTCCCGGGGTGTTTCGCGGCGCGCGACAAACCACATGACATGGCACAAATCCCCCAAGGGCTCATGATGAGCACCATCCACGTGGGAGAGGCGCGCCATGGAGCCGGTGAAGCAGATTGCGTGCGATCCGCAGGTCCTCCTCGAACGGGCCAGGGGCGCACTCCTCGGACTCGCGGTGGGCGACGCGCTCGGCGCCCCCGCGGAGAACATGAAGCCCTCCGAGATCCGGGCGAGGTGGGGCCGCATCGAGGGCTTCGTGACGGAGGACCCGGCGGGCACGGACGACACCGAGTACGCGATCTTCTCCGGGCTGCTCCTGGCCCGCCACGGCTCGGCGCTCACCGTGTCCCACGTCGAGCGGGCGTGGCACCACTGGATCGCCGACCTCGACGAGGGCCCCTTCCGCGGGGCCGGGTTCTCCGAGCGCGGCACCCTGGAGAACCTCCGCCGGGGCCTGGCGGCCCCCATCTCGGCCCAGCACCGGCACGCGTGGTCGGACGGGCTGGCCATGCGGGCCGCGCCGTTCGGGGTGTTCGCGGCGGGCCGGCCCGCCGAGGCGGCGCGGCTGGTCGCCATCGACGGCACGGTCAGCCACGACGGCGAGGGCATCTACGGCGGCCAGGCGGTCGCGGCGGGCGTCGCCGCGGCCATGGCGGGCGGCAGCCCGGCCTCCGTGGTCTCCGCCGCCCTCTCGGTCATCCCGTCGGACTCCTGGACGGCCCGCTCCCTGCGCCGGGCGGTCACCGCGGCCCCGCGCGGGGAACGGGCCGTGCGCTCGGCGGTGGTCATCGGCGGCTACCCGTGGACGGACCTGGCGCCGGAGGCGGTGGGCCTCGCGTTCGGCGCGTTCGCCGCCGCCGGCGGGGACTTCGCCGCCTCCGTCCTCACCGCCGTGAACATGGGCCGCGACGCCGACACCACCGCCGCGGTGGCGGGCGCCCTGGCCGGCGCGGTGTCGGGGGCCGCGGCGATCCCCACCGCCTGGGGCTCGGCGATCGGCCCGGTGCGCGGCAGCTGCCTCCCGTCGATGCGGGGCTACCACGTCCTGGACATCGCGGACCTCCTCACCCCGGAATACGAGGCCGCCCGGTGACCCCGACCCCCGACCCCTCCCCGACCGACCCTGCCGGCAAGGGGAGCCCGCAGCCTCCGGCGACCGCCGCAGCCCCCGACACCGACCGGTCCCCCACGCCCCCGCGCCACCCGGCACCGGCAGGCCCCGGAACCGTCACCCGCCCGCCGGAACGAGCGCCGGAGCCGGTAGAGCCGCCTGCCGCTGCACCGAAGACCCGCGGCCTGCCGGCACCCGCGGACCCGGCCGCCCCGCCGGCGCCCCTGGCTGCCGCGGGACGCCTCGGGCACGTTCCCACAGGTCCGGCCGATCCGCCGAGCCCCGCCGAACGCGGCCCGGGCGCCCAGCCAGGGCCCCGAGCGGCCGCCACCGCCCTCGGCAGCGCCCCGGACGCGACCCGCCATCAGGAGATCCGGCGGCAACCGCGACCCGTACCGACCGCCCTGGCGGCCGGATCGGCGAGCCCCGGCCCAAGCCCGACCGCCCCCGGCCCCGACCGCGTGCCGGATCCCGCGCAGGCGCCCGACCCGGCCCCCGGAAGCCCCGGGCCCGTACCCCCGGGCGCGCCCGTACCGGCGGAGCGCTGGTCCGAAGCGGCCCCGGGACCACAGGCCCGGGCGGGTCTGGTCCCGGCAAGCCCGGCCGCCCTCGGCCCCGGGTCCTGGGCACCGCTGTCCGTACCGGCGGAGCTCCGGTCCGGGGCGGCTCGCGGGCCGCAGACCCGCGCAGAACCCCTACCGGCCGGCCCGGCCGTCCTCCACCCCGGCCCCGGCGCACCGCTGTCCGTACCGGCGGAGCTCCGGTCCGGGGCGGCTCGCGGGCCGCGGGCCCAGGCAGAGGCCGTACCGGCCGTACTCGGCCCGGGGCCCGGGGTGGCACACCCCGTACTGGCGAACCCCGGCTCCGCGGTCGCCCCGGCCGGACTTCACCCCGGCCCCCGGGCACCGCAGCCCGTACCGGCGGGCACCGGGGCCGAGGCCGTCCCAGGGGCGCAAGCCCGGCCGGCGGTCAGGGGGCTGCCCCTGCTTTCGGGGAGGGGCCGGGTGGGGCGGGACGACCGCCGCCCCATCGAAGGCCTCCTCCTCGGGCTCGCCGCAGGCGACGCGGCCGGCTGGCCGGCGGCCCGCCACCGCGCCAGCCGGATGCCCGAGTGGACCCGCCGCCTCACCCGCGAGCTCGACACCTTCGCCGAGCAGAACGCCACCACCACCCTCCCCGTCCCCATCGCCCTCAACCAGCCCCCGGAGCCGCTGCGCCTCGGCCCCTCCGACGACGCCGAATGGGCGGCCTTCGTGGCCGAGTCCGTACTCACCGCCGCCGGCGTCCTCCTCAGCGACCTCTCCCGCTCCCGCCGCATGCGCGCCGCCATCGACCTCGCCTGGAACGCCCTCGCCTCCGAAGTCGCCGCCGCGGCCGAACGCGCACCCGAAGTCGAGTCCGCCGTCCTGCCCCTGCGCGCACGGATCTCCGTACGAGCCGGCCTCGGCAACCTCGCCACCGGCCT
This DNA window, taken from Streptomyces sp. TN58, encodes the following:
- a CDS encoding VIT1/CCC1 transporter family protein, which gives rise to MSIIDIEAPLHTAHRDNHTHRDVNGGWLRPAVFGAMDGLVSNLALMTGVAGGAVAPQTVVITGLAGLAAGAFSMAAGEYTSVASQRELVLAELDIERQQLRKHPVDEMEELAELYVSRGVEPALAREVAMQLSRDPEQALEIHAREELGIDPDDLPSPLVAAASSFGSFALGALLPVLPYLLGATALWPAVLLALAGLFACGAVVARVTARTWWYSGLRQLLLGGAAAGVTYILGSWIGGAVG
- a CDS encoding ADP-ribosylglycohydrolase family protein, with product MEPVKQIACDPQVLLERARGALLGLAVGDALGAPAENMKPSEIRARWGRIEGFVTEDPAGTDDTEYAIFSGLLLARHGSALTVSHVERAWHHWIADLDEGPFRGAGFSERGTLENLRRGLAAPISAQHRHAWSDGLAMRAAPFGVFAAGRPAEAARLVAIDGTVSHDGEGIYGGQAVAAGVAAAMAGGSPASVVSAALSVIPSDSWTARSLRRAVTAAPRGERAVRSAVVIGGYPWTDLAPEAVGLAFGAFAAAGGDFAASVLTAVNMGRDADTTAAVAGALAGAVSGAAAIPTAWGSAIGPVRGSCLPSMRGYHVLDIADLLTPEYEAAR